One genomic segment of Armatimonadota bacterium includes these proteins:
- a CDS encoding SIS domain-containing protein: MQVMRAEIREQPDAVARALENAAPHARQLAQLLRDRATRHVVIAARGTSDNAATYARYLLEIALRVPVGLAAPSVYTLYKAEVDLRDALVLGISQSGVAPDVIEVLAAARAQGAVTACITNDEQSPIASQGHIVLPCSAGPEKAVAATKTYTTSLALIALLAAEWKQDDSLRHDLLAIPTHIEATLGLEAEMDALAAELADLRECVVLARGINLATAQEVALKLTETNYLAARPFSAADFRHGPIAAAGKELPCFLFAAPGAAYSDVLDLACELERRGSPVVLFTSGSPVAALGRRLVRLPGSVVELLSPLLTVVPGQLLAASLATVKGNDADSPRGLHKVTRTR; encoded by the coding sequence ATGCAAGTGATGCGCGCCGAGATCAGAGAACAACCGGATGCCGTTGCGCGCGCGCTGGAGAACGCCGCGCCGCATGCCCGGCAGCTTGCCCAGCTGCTGCGGGACCGCGCAACTCGCCACGTCGTCATTGCCGCGCGTGGCACGTCGGATAACGCGGCGACGTACGCCCGCTATCTGCTTGAGATTGCGCTGCGCGTGCCGGTTGGGTTGGCCGCGCCCTCGGTATACACGCTCTACAAGGCCGAAGTGGACCTGCGCGATGCCTTGGTTTTAGGCATTTCGCAATCCGGAGTCGCACCGGACGTCATTGAGGTCCTTGCCGCAGCCCGGGCTCAGGGCGCGGTAACAGCGTGTATCACCAACGACGAGCAATCGCCGATCGCGTCGCAAGGTCACATCGTGCTGCCGTGCAGCGCCGGCCCGGAAAAGGCGGTTGCAGCCACGAAAACCTACACCACCAGTCTGGCGTTGATCGCGCTGCTGGCAGCTGAGTGGAAGCAGGATGACTCGCTGCGCCATGACCTGCTGGCGATACCCACGCACATTGAGGCGACTTTGGGCCTGGAAGCTGAGATGGATGCGCTCGCCGCCGAGCTTGCCGATCTCCGTGAGTGTGTGGTTCTCGCACGCGGCATCAACCTTGCGACCGCGCAGGAGGTGGCGCTCAAGCTTACCGAAACCAACTATCTGGCAGCGCGACCGTTCTCGGCAGCAGATTTCCGGCACGGGCCGATCGCTGCTGCGGGCAAGGAGCTGCCGTGCTTTCTGTTCGCCGCTCCCGGCGCGGCTTATAGTGACGTCCTTGATCTGGCGTGCGAACTGGAGCGTCGCGGCTCGCCCGTTGTGCTGTTTACGTCCGGCTCGCCGGTGGCCGCGCTGGGCCGGCGGTTGGTCCGGCTGCCGGGCAGTGTGGTCGAGCTCCTGAGTCCGTTGCTAACTGTGGTCCCGGGTCAGCTCCTGGCGGCGTCGCTGGCCACCGTCAAGGGAAATGATGCCGACTCGCCGCGCGGCCTGCACAAGGTGACCCGAACCCGGTAG
- a CDS encoding DUF3866 family protein, translating into MITRRMIGTVEEVVEEDRGRQILRVRTDGGECRDAIALTALCGLVAVGCRVSLNTAAVELGLGSGGLDFVEAPLDSAEDPIEPAGHILKARYTPSQMPVLAVEAPESCEHENLSEWRSLGELPVVCVELHSQIPAVCAAARWEVTASNLPPPRIVYVMTDGAALSLGVSGLAKRMRAAGLVDAVITSGQAFGGDIEAINLYSALLAAHVVCHADIVVTGQGPGNAGTGTELGFSGVDQGMALNAAASMGAQPIAVARISFADGRARHQGISHHTLTVLKHVALRGSIVPLPRLPPRQLRVVRQAMEAAAIEPRHQAVVVDAERGLRALETTGVEVTTMGRSVQEDRAFFLSAAASGLIAGQLCVQRLRAAASATTPQE; encoded by the coding sequence ATGATAACGCGCCGCATGATCGGCACGGTTGAGGAGGTTGTGGAGGAGGACCGTGGGAGACAGATCCTGCGTGTCCGCACGGACGGCGGCGAGTGCCGCGATGCAATTGCGCTCACTGCGCTATGTGGGCTGGTCGCGGTTGGATGCAGGGTAAGCCTGAATACCGCGGCGGTCGAACTGGGCCTTGGCTCGGGTGGCCTGGATTTCGTAGAGGCCCCGCTGGATTCCGCGGAGGATCCGATCGAGCCTGCTGGACACATCCTTAAGGCCCGTTACACGCCCAGCCAGATGCCTGTGCTGGCCGTTGAGGCGCCGGAGAGCTGCGAGCACGAAAACCTCTCTGAGTGGCGCTCACTGGGCGAGCTTCCTGTAGTCTGCGTGGAGTTGCACAGCCAGATCCCGGCGGTATGCGCTGCCGCCCGATGGGAGGTGACGGCGAGCAACCTGCCGCCACCTCGCATCGTTTATGTGATGACCGATGGCGCCGCGCTTTCGCTGGGCGTGAGCGGGCTCGCCAAACGGATGCGGGCTGCCGGCCTGGTGGATGCCGTGATTACCTCTGGTCAGGCGTTCGGCGGTGACATCGAGGCCATCAACCTCTACTCGGCCCTGCTGGCAGCGCATGTGGTGTGTCACGCAGACATCGTCGTAACGGGCCAGGGACCGGGAAACGCCGGTACCGGTACGGAGTTGGGCTTTTCAGGCGTGGATCAGGGCATGGCGCTTAACGCTGCGGCTTCCATGGGCGCGCAGCCGATCGCAGTCGCCCGCATCAGCTTTGCGGATGGCCGCGCACGCCACCAGGGCATCAGCCACCATACGCTAACGGTATTGAAGCACGTGGCGCTTCGCGGCAGCATCGTGCCGCTTCCCCGGCTACCACCGCGACAATTGCGGGTCGTCCGGCAGGCAATGGAGGCAGCTGCCATCGAGCCGCGGCATCAGGCGGTTGTGGTAGATGCCGAGCGCGGACTGCGTGCGCTGGAGACCACCGGCGTGGAGGTGACCACGATGGGCCGGAGTGTGCAGGAGGATCGGGCATTCTTCCTCAGCGCGGCCGCTTCAGGCCTGATTGCTGGCCAGTTGTGCGTGCAAAGGCTTCGCGCGGCTGCCTCAGCCACCACGCCTCAGGAATAG
- a CDS encoding ImmA/IrrE family metallo-endopeptidase, giving the protein MNTEASAANEPRSAQVAMAAAELLRDNFANPAAGAGRSPMVDVVRIAQNEGVAIQIRPREDENAVLCVVSARPPAIHIFNDEPFPMQRFAIARGLAALKLGGIPEAEELVLRHSALGRPPADALEADTNWFAACLLMPDETLAPYRRNQTPLASLATLFAVPEEVAAYRMSNDTSDRVRGRQRGLGRIVKAFGIGEPVAPLAFMEADLIPPRPDRHAAPADGGTLRRSTKLAQEASAAEAERQAQANTLRDRWSATLVFALWFELAFQLLLFIGLVAFPKRLIPFDKVLIALIVQTFAQVVGLCLVIVRYLFPGGAKGK; this is encoded by the coding sequence ATGAATACCGAGGCATCCGCCGCTAACGAGCCGCGCAGTGCCCAGGTCGCCATGGCTGCGGCCGAACTGCTGCGGGATAACTTCGCCAACCCTGCGGCCGGCGCAGGGCGATCACCGATGGTCGACGTGGTGCGGATTGCGCAGAACGAAGGCGTTGCCATCCAGATCAGGCCGCGCGAGGACGAGAACGCAGTACTGTGCGTGGTTTCGGCCAGGCCGCCAGCCATCCATATCTTTAACGATGAACCGTTTCCTATGCAGCGGTTCGCTATCGCTCGCGGCCTGGCCGCGCTGAAACTGGGTGGCATTCCTGAAGCCGAAGAGTTGGTGTTGCGGCACTCCGCGCTGGGCCGTCCGCCCGCAGATGCGCTGGAAGCCGACACGAACTGGTTTGCCGCCTGCCTGCTGATGCCGGACGAAACTCTGGCGCCTTACCGCCGAAACCAGACGCCGTTAGCCAGCCTGGCCACGCTGTTTGCGGTTCCGGAGGAGGTAGCCGCATACCGCATGTCCAACGACACGAGCGATCGTGTGCGAGGGCGGCAGCGCGGCTTGGGCCGTATCGTGAAGGCATTTGGTATCGGCGAACCTGTTGCCCCGTTGGCCTTCATGGAGGCGGATCTCATCCCTCCGCGGCCCGATCGCCACGCCGCTCCGGCGGACGGCGGCACACTTCGCCGCAGCACCAAACTGGCTCAGGAAGCCTCGGCGGCAGAAGCCGAACGTCAGGCACAGGCCAACACCCTTCGCGATCGATGGTCGGCGACGCTGGTGTTCGCGCTCTGGTTTGAACTGGCGTTCCAGCTGCTGCTGTTTATCGGGCTTGTGGCGTTTCCAAAGCGACTGATCCCATTCGATAAAGTTCTAATAGCCCTTATAGTTCAAACTTTCGCACAAGTGGTCGGGCTTTGCCTGGTAATCGTCCGCTACCTCTTTCCGGGTGGCGCCAAGGGCAAATAG
- a CDS encoding endonuclease MutS2 encodes MDAHTLSVLQYPQVLERLERCTATPQGRQFAAALAPSPWPETVAERLRETAEARTIIGAAGAFPLAGISDVGPSIRGAELEQQLTPVELLAVMRTVAAGRQLRAYLHARAGVAPVLAALAARLPLLPILEQRIEESISTEGEVKDTASPELRRLRTEIGIVTHRLNNKLNEILASSRNSAWIQEFVVTVREERYCIPVKSEYVKAFGGIAHDVSQSGATVFVEPSSTVPLGNELKQMRAQQQQEIQRILRELTRLVAASAEALLSLVSIAGHLDLVHAKAQLAAEMDATEPAVNVEARLRYIGARHPLLPDPVTPIDIELGQSYKTLLITGPNTGGKTAALKTVGLLSLMLQAGLQIPAGAGSEATVFPAIFADIGDEQDLRQSLSTFSAHLKNITAILHDIEPCSLVLLDEIGAGTDPAEGAALARAILNALLAQQALTIATSHYGELKEYAYRTPGVLNASVEFDRDTLSPTYHILPGTPGSSHAFHIAARLGMPQELIEQARGSLSKRDQDAGQLLEQIESARRATRSAQVEAERDRDAAADLRSAYEERVRQATELRAGVQAEARAEARQLLQQTRTRAEALLKQIEKRGAAPVRGRAPQQSLERLETETWSDFAREAPAPPEPEETGGNSEPLRKGDTVRVTTLNLDGQLLEDPVNGQAALIIGAMRVTLPLGQLRRLAKPEAKQAARKAASDRPSDGAREIAMRKALTIAPELMLRAMRVEDALPLLDKYLDDAFAAGMHTARIIHGKGTGVLRRVVSEQLREHPLVESYRLGESSEGGEGATVVVFKT; translated from the coding sequence GTGGACGCCCACACACTGTCTGTCCTGCAGTACCCACAGGTCCTTGAACGCCTGGAACGCTGCACGGCAACGCCACAGGGCCGCCAGTTCGCCGCCGCGCTGGCGCCATCGCCGTGGCCCGAAACCGTAGCGGAACGGCTGCGTGAAACCGCGGAAGCCCGCACAATCATCGGCGCCGCCGGAGCCTTTCCTCTTGCCGGCATTAGCGACGTTGGCCCTTCCATTCGAGGAGCGGAACTGGAACAGCAGTTGACGCCTGTTGAACTCCTCGCCGTGATGCGCACCGTGGCCGCGGGCCGCCAGCTCCGGGCGTATCTCCATGCACGTGCCGGTGTGGCGCCCGTTCTCGCCGCATTGGCGGCGCGACTGCCGCTGCTGCCGATTCTGGAACAGCGGATCGAAGAGAGCATCTCTACCGAAGGCGAGGTGAAAGACACCGCCTCGCCGGAGCTGCGCCGGCTTCGCACCGAGATCGGCATCGTTACCCATCGCCTCAACAACAAACTCAACGAAATCCTGGCGTCCAGCCGAAACAGCGCCTGGATACAGGAGTTTGTGGTTACCGTTCGCGAGGAGCGATACTGCATTCCGGTAAAGAGTGAGTATGTCAAGGCGTTTGGTGGAATAGCCCACGACGTCAGTCAGAGCGGCGCCACCGTGTTTGTGGAGCCGAGCTCTACGGTGCCCCTCGGCAATGAACTCAAGCAGATGCGCGCTCAGCAGCAGCAGGAGATACAACGGATACTGCGCGAACTGACCAGGCTGGTCGCGGCGTCGGCGGAAGCGCTCCTTAGCCTTGTCAGCATCGCCGGACACCTCGACCTCGTACATGCCAAAGCACAGCTCGCTGCCGAAATGGATGCTACCGAACCTGCTGTGAATGTGGAGGCGCGCTTGCGGTACATCGGCGCCCGGCATCCGCTGCTGCCCGATCCGGTAACGCCCATCGATATCGAGCTTGGCCAAAGTTACAAAACGCTGCTGATCACCGGACCAAACACCGGCGGAAAAACGGCAGCGCTGAAAACGGTAGGGCTTCTATCACTGATGCTGCAGGCAGGGCTGCAGATTCCGGCAGGCGCAGGCTCTGAGGCTACGGTTTTTCCCGCCATCTTTGCCGACATCGGCGATGAGCAGGACCTGCGGCAGAGCCTCTCCACCTTCAGCGCACATCTGAAGAACATCACGGCGATCTTGCACGATATCGAGCCGTGTTCGCTGGTACTGCTCGATGAGATTGGCGCCGGCACGGATCCTGCTGAAGGCGCGGCGCTGGCCCGGGCAATCCTGAACGCTCTGCTGGCGCAGCAAGCGCTCACTATCGCGACCAGTCACTACGGGGAACTGAAGGAGTATGCGTATCGCACTCCCGGCGTACTCAACGCTTCGGTGGAATTTGACCGCGATACGCTTTCGCCCACCTATCACATCCTGCCAGGCACGCCGGGCTCCTCCCACGCATTTCATATCGCGGCGCGGCTTGGAATGCCGCAGGAGTTGATTGAACAGGCGCGTGGTTCCCTCTCGAAACGCGACCAGGACGCCGGCCAGCTGCTCGAGCAGATTGAGTCCGCCCGGCGTGCCACTCGGAGCGCCCAGGTGGAAGCCGAGCGCGACCGTGACGCTGCTGCCGACTTGCGCAGCGCATACGAGGAGCGTGTACGGCAGGCGACCGAACTGCGAGCCGGTGTACAGGCGGAGGCGCGCGCGGAGGCTCGGCAGTTACTGCAGCAAACCCGCACACGGGCCGAGGCGCTCTTGAAGCAGATCGAAAAGCGCGGCGCAGCGCCGGTCCGAGGTCGCGCGCCTCAACAAAGCCTGGAGCGGCTGGAAACCGAGACATGGTCGGATTTCGCGCGGGAAGCGCCTGCCCCGCCCGAGCCGGAGGAGACGGGTGGTAACAGCGAGCCACTCCGAAAGGGCGACACCGTGAGGGTGACTACGCTCAACCTGGACGGGCAGCTTCTCGAAGACCCCGTCAACGGCCAGGCGGCGCTCATCATCGGTGCGATGCGAGTCACGCTCCCGCTGGGTCAGCTTCGCCGGCTGGCAAAGCCGGAGGCGAAGCAGGCTGCCAGGAAGGCCGCATCGGACCGTCCTTCGGACGGCGCGCGCGAGATCGCCATGCGCAAAGCGCTTACCATTGCGCCCGAACTGATGCTTCGAGCAATGCGCGTAGAGGACGCGCTGCCGCTGCTCGACAAGTATCTGGACGATGCATTTGCGGCCGGAATGCATACGGCCCGCATCATCCACGGAAAGGGCACCGGTGTGCTGCGCCGGGTTGTGAGCGAACAACTCCGCGAGCATCCACTGGTCGAGAGCTACCGTCTCGGTGAATCGTCCGAAGGCGGTGAGGGCGCAACCGTGGTGGTATTCAAAACGTGA
- a CDS encoding phytanoyl-CoA dioxygenase family protein has protein sequence MTPDQIKQFRSEGWTCVPALFNAAETRTMRNEIQHLQASGRLRNVATDGDARTTSRTQFNLQLCPLSPHSEAFRCVPHLPSVVAAVDALIGVGSMLHLDQVFLKPPHTGAGTAWHQDNAYFHISDPTMGTAMWIAIDDATTENGTLRVVPRRQRDQLNHERDPFSDHHIRCFPEESEAVTVELEAGGAVFFCYGTPHCTGANPTQKSRAGVALHFVQGDALPGGGFPATDGLRHASISGPLADRALQQELRATWNRLVRSTEDAGA, from the coding sequence ATGACACCAGATCAGATCAAGCAGTTCCGGAGCGAAGGCTGGACGTGCGTTCCAGCGCTCTTCAACGCTGCGGAAACGCGAACCATGCGCAACGAGATTCAACACCTGCAGGCAAGCGGCCGCCTCCGTAATGTTGCTACAGATGGCGACGCCCGCACGACGTCGCGTACTCAATTCAACCTCCAGCTCTGCCCGCTCTCGCCACACAGCGAGGCATTCCGATGTGTGCCGCACCTGCCCAGCGTGGTGGCGGCTGTCGACGCCCTCATCGGCGTCGGCAGCATGCTGCACCTCGATCAGGTCTTCCTCAAGCCACCGCACACTGGCGCCGGAACGGCCTGGCATCAGGACAACGCCTACTTTCACATCTCAGATCCCACGATGGGAACGGCGATGTGGATCGCAATAGACGACGCCACTACGGAAAACGGTACGCTCCGGGTCGTCCCACGAAGGCAGCGCGACCAGCTCAACCACGAGCGGGATCCTTTCAGCGACCACCATATTCGATGTTTTCCGGAAGAGAGCGAAGCCGTAACGGTGGAACTTGAGGCCGGAGGCGCCGTCTTCTTCTGCTACGGCACGCCTCATTGTACGGGCGCCAATCCAACCCAGAAGTCCAGAGCCGGTGTGGCGCTTCATTTTGTTCAGGGTGACGCCCTGCCGGGCGGCGGTTTCCCCGCCACCGACGGATTGAGGCACGCGTCGATTTCCGGACCGCTGGCCGATCGTGCGCTCCAGCAAGAACTGCGCGCAACCTGGAACCGCCTCGTCCGCAGTACGGAAGATGCAGGGGCGTAG
- a CDS encoding tyrosine-protein phosphatase, translating to MSISASNSAPPSPSRHGRRLARKAAIGLVVFLVPASLFLWYIGVFGGNVRVVVPGVAYRSAELTGSNLGTVLKQDGIRTVINLRGGSMKNAWYRSELAECAAHHVRHVDVPMSALRYPSPAALDGLLAAFDKGPYPVLFHCAGGADRSGLAGTLFLDVYRHVPLDAAENRQLTWRYGHMAFTETHFMNDFFTLYRNTGAGMPLRTWIVQKYPALYAALPSRDRGAGFDLTPTAPAKVGGT from the coding sequence ATGAGTATATCCGCTTCCAACAGCGCGCCGCCAAGCCCGTCGCGCCATGGCCGACGTTTGGCACGGAAAGCTGCGATCGGCCTGGTCGTATTCCTTGTCCCGGCGAGCCTTTTTCTCTGGTACATCGGTGTTTTCGGCGGGAACGTGCGCGTGGTGGTGCCTGGCGTTGCATATCGCAGCGCGGAACTCACCGGTTCCAACCTTGGCACGGTGCTGAAGCAGGACGGTATCCGTACCGTTATCAATCTGCGTGGCGGCTCAATGAAGAACGCCTGGTACCGGTCGGAGTTGGCGGAGTGTGCCGCGCACCACGTTCGCCACGTGGATGTACCGATGAGCGCTCTACGCTATCCATCGCCCGCTGCGCTCGACGGCCTTCTTGCCGCTTTTGATAAGGGGCCATATCCGGTGCTGTTTCACTGTGCCGGCGGCGCCGATCGCTCCGGTTTGGCCGGTACGCTGTTCCTGGATGTATACCGGCACGTGCCGCTGGATGCCGCTGAGAACCGGCAGCTTACATGGCGGTATGGTCACATGGCGTTCACCGAGACGCACTTTATGAACGATTTTTTTACTCTCTACCGTAACACCGGCGCCGGTATGCCACTGCGTACGTGGATTGTACAGAAGTATCCGGCGCTCTACGCGGCGCTGCCGTCACGCGACCGGGGCGCCGGCTTCGACCTGACACCTACAGCGCCGGCAAAGGTTGGCGGAACCTGA
- the pilM gene encoding type IV pilus assembly protein PilM, translating into MAGGSYVGLDIGTSLMKVTECRRGSGGSIEVTAIGYAPTPTDAYENSIIVDAAALGKAVKDLMKQAGVSSKAVVSSVAGQSAVVVRVIEVPQMSDNELAEAMKWEVERHVPFAVSEVVMDFKPIDRGMATSDGQQMEVLMAVAQQELIDRHVEVLFAAGCKPVAIDVEPLAVGRSLLDLGITSTTPGYAVAVINIGASNTDISIYRDKLLAFPRSLPLAGNQLTQAIASAMGLSFEDAERQKCDVGEVILDQLSPGGWQPPATSPTGGGFVDFSIPASPGASEPAAAPAPSSSPSGRMPFDFSSPGEAAPPAQADLTGGLPGAAALPEPTGSEVSAPVSGSDTAEPDATPEAPLPAALTHAEGNAIRIQVFNAMAPVLTEMAQEIRRSLDYYRGKSSDARVDEILITGGGSQLKNLAPFLEQELGVPAKVANPLAGVTVTAKNYSPDHMARMAQIFPVSVGLGVVELVAPAKAATRPKKPPKAPKVKAGQAEA; encoded by the coding sequence ATGGCCGGTGGATCGTACGTAGGGCTTGATATCGGCACCAGCCTGATGAAGGTTACAGAGTGCCGCAGGGGCTCCGGTGGCAGCATTGAAGTTACTGCGATTGGCTACGCCCCAACCCCGACCGACGCGTATGAGAACAGCATCATCGTGGACGCGGCGGCGTTGGGCAAGGCCGTCAAGGATCTGATGAAGCAGGCTGGTGTGAGCTCCAAGGCAGTTGTCAGTTCGGTAGCCGGGCAATCTGCGGTTGTGGTGCGGGTTATAGAAGTACCGCAGATGTCTGACAACGAACTGGCCGAAGCGATGAAGTGGGAGGTGGAGCGCCACGTGCCCTTCGCGGTAAGCGAAGTTGTGATGGACTTCAAGCCCATCGATCGGGGCATGGCTACTTCCGACGGTCAGCAGATGGAAGTGCTGATGGCGGTTGCCCAGCAGGAGCTGATCGATCGGCATGTTGAGGTGCTGTTTGCGGCCGGCTGCAAGCCGGTGGCGATCGACGTGGAGCCGCTCGCCGTTGGACGCTCACTGCTGGATCTCGGCATTACCAGCACCACCCCCGGATATGCCGTAGCCGTTATCAATATCGGCGCTTCAAACACAGATATCTCCATATACCGCGATAAGCTGCTCGCGTTTCCGCGATCGCTTCCGCTTGCAGGTAACCAGTTGACGCAGGCAATCGCCTCCGCGATGGGCCTCTCGTTTGAAGATGCCGAGCGTCAGAAGTGTGATGTGGGTGAAGTAATACTCGATCAGTTATCGCCCGGAGGCTGGCAGCCCCCGGCGACCTCTCCGACCGGCGGCGGCTTCGTGGACTTTTCGATACCCGCCTCACCGGGCGCGTCGGAACCCGCAGCAGCTCCGGCTCCAAGTTCTTCACCATCGGGCCGGATGCCATTCGATTTCTCATCACCGGGCGAGGCTGCGCCGCCGGCGCAGGCCGACCTCACCGGCGGACTGCCGGGCGCTGCGGCTCTGCCTGAGCCGACGGGCTCCGAGGTTAGCGCGCCGGTCAGCGGCAGCGATACCGCCGAACCGGACGCCACGCCCGAGGCGCCACTGCCCGCCGCATTGACCCATGCGGAAGGCAACGCGATTCGCATCCAGGTGTTCAACGCAATGGCGCCGGTGCTAACCGAGATGGCCCAGGAAATCCGCCGTTCTCTGGATTACTATCGCGGCAAGTCGTCCGATGCTCGGGTTGACGAGATCCTGATTACCGGCGGTGGTTCGCAACTCAAGAATCTCGCTCCGTTTCTCGAGCAGGAGCTCGGCGTTCCGGCCAAAGTCGCCAATCCGCTTGCTGGCGTTACGGTCACGGCAAAGAACTACTCGCCCGACCACATGGCCCGAATGGCGCAGATATTTCCGGTTAGCGTGGGTTTGGGTGTCGTGGAGTTGGTCGCTCCAGCCAAAGCCGCCACTCGACCGAAAAAGCCGCCGAAAGCACCTAAAGTAAAGGCTGGACAGGCAGAGGCTTAG